One window of the Camelus dromedarius isolate mCamDro1 unplaced genomic scaffold, mCamDro1.pat HAP1_SCAFFOLD_179, whole genome shotgun sequence genome contains the following:
- the LOC135320537 gene encoding collagen alpha-1(I) chain-like, translated as MPESRSLSELTRQIAPPTKNGHAPPPTESRKSYQSVNPVRVRAGFATILPPEPKDFGFPEAARRVMGITPPHRQSASFMVGTTTARPAVARTRGARDASGGAGAGARGGGGGRSRPRGPPRAPSPRRGGPTATGPGTGDADGAPRPARRGEGARGPAAGPLGGPGRRDRATGRSRRSRPTRARARADGGSGPRPGPPGGGAAAAAAGPRRPAGARLALGRARRSGARRRGTTGPRPHATTPAGGRACGGGRHGEGPRRAREAKRAGARPGGRADGADGGKDGQREDTNDERGSGPRPARPRTGNAAWKPVSGRGGPWSHRQGPAPETQTRVGRRGATRGLTATGPPAQGRPRGTQGAPTGPLLGTLTGAQRPPSPDTAGPQDGPPTARLSRRTGRHCPAPPRRAPKQTFAPCRITPPPPRRVRRRFTRGRLQGRDSTHNAVRPRSGPRTGGVGGGKARRGRPSVLAGQGRAGGGDEEGPLARKSDGRQGSWVWSGTNPGKGKSRDTTGPPGKPPQDPTTPTRGGGPATPRTPAGLSQPSAVPPTPRPRPPPGLARSRLTPPFQRVAPSTRSLVRLRLVCPSTTTTQLRLARPQASRPGETLPSEAARPVAHAPPPVAASRDRNRWGGSSRRGDWWGWPKSGWTAFPLPRRHAPGRPSPRTRARALARPRARRRARPGGTLPRLGGGRRGPQQAKNSTRPHRGASAAHTPKRRGPAHTPRQSLPVESDCTLWMEERRLGGPVPPRLPSQIAREGFLTEGASPPTQRAPFRPTEARRRVRQRSAGQEGSAVGVSSGPRSERSRSGPGRARACHLARRRTQDRVGTGQTPAPHRHITRPHHDRSHARARTPLRGTHPACARPRQSPPPRYRVRTDVQEAAPAPPRVGSGHASLTVSTPPPRLKRGARETRPPQGLPERTRWGREAMPPLGLGHLRDNLERSRGTAEDQGETRSHPDEGGTWRGGGAALPRRGGGPLARQDAEQARRRECLPRRKTPAPPTPQGTGDRGRAGVRTPASPPPPTGGRGEARGPQAEREEKPRSP; from the coding sequence GCGAGACCGGCCGTGGCACGGACGCGGGGCGCGCGAGACGCGAgcgggggcgcgggcgcgggcgcgagGGGAGGTGGCGGAGGGCGGAGCCGGCCACGAGGGCCCCCCCGCGCGCCGTCACCGCGGCGAGGGGGGCCGACCGCCACGGGCCCCGGGACCGGGGACGCAGACGGCGCACCGCGGCCGGCGCGGAGGGGCGAGGGCGCGCGCGGCCCCGCCGCGGGCCCCCTCGGCGGCCCGGGGAGGCGGGACCGGGCCACCGGGCGGTCACGTCGAAGCCGGCCGACGCGCGCTCGCGCTCGCGCGGACGGGGGCTCGGGCCCGAGGCCCGGCCCCCCCgggggcggcgcggcggcggcggcggccggtcCACGACGGCCAGCCGGGGCCCGACTCGCGCTCGGGCGAGCGCGCCGGAGCGGGGCGCGGCGGCGGGGGACGACGGGCCCTCGCCCGCACGCGACGACgcccgcgggcgggcgggcgtgTGGCGGCGGCAGACACGGTGAGGGGCCGCGGCGGGCCCGGGAAGCGAAACGCGCCGGGGCGCGGCCCGGGGGACGGGCGGACGGAGCGGACGGGGGAAAGGACGGACAGAGAGAGGACACGAACGACGAGCGAGGCAGCGGCCCACGGCCGGCGCGCCCGCGGACGGGCAACGCCGCCTGGAAGCCGGTAAGCGGGAGAGGAGGGCCGTGGAGCCACCGCCAGGGGCCCGCGCCGGAAACCCAGACGCGAGTCGGCCGCCGGGGTGCGACACGGGGTCTCACCGCCACGGGCCCTCCGGCACAGGGGCGGCCCCGCGGCACCCAAGGCGCGCCGACCGGCCCTCTCCTCGGCACCCTCACGGGGGCCCAACGGCCACCCTCGCCCGACACCGCAGGGCCTCAGGACGGCCCACCCACCGCAAGGCTCTCCCGCCGCACGGGCCGGCactgccctgccccgccccgacGCGCACCCAAACAAACGTTCGCGCCGTGCCGGatcaccccacctcccccccgTCGGGTCCGACGACGCTTCACCCGGGGCCGCCTCCAGGGGAGGGACAGCACCCACAACGCGGTGAGGCCACGTTCTGGTCCCAGGACGGGGGGGGTCGGCGGGGGAAAGGCTCGGCGCGGGCGGCCATCGGtcctggcagggcaggggagggccgGCGGCGGCGACGAGGAGGGGCCGCTCGCGCGCAAGAGCGACGGCCGGCAGGGGTCGTGGGTGTGGTCGGGCACCAACCCAGGGAAGGGGAAATCTCGAGACACGACCGGGCCGCCGGGGAAACCACCGCAGGATCCCACCACCCCCACACGTGGGGGCGGCCCCGCGACGCCCAGGACGCCGGCCGGCCTCAGCCAACCCTCGGCGGTTCCTCCCAcaccccggccccgcccgccgccgGGACTCGCGCGCAGCAGGCTAACCCCCCCATTCCAGAGGGTAGCCCCTTCCACTCGCTCACTCGTCCGTCTGCGTCTCGTCTGTCcgtccaccaccaccacccagcttcGTCTGGCTCGCCCCCAGGCCTCGCGGCCCGGGGAAACGCTGCCGAGCGAGGCGGCCCGACCCGTGGCCCACGCACCGCCACCGGTGGCTGCGTCTCGGGACCGGAACAGGTGGGGTGGCTCCTCGCGGCGCGGAGACTGGTGGGGGTGGCCCAAGTCGGGGTGGACCgccttccccctcccccgacGGCACGCGCCGGGGAGGCCAAGCCcgcgcacacgcgcgcgcgcgctcgCACGGCCCCGCGCCAGACGCCGGGCCCGGCCCGGCGGAACCCTCCCCCGACTCGGAGGGGGGAGGCGCGGGCCACAGCAGGCCAAGAACAGCACTCGGCCCCACCGCGGGGCCAGCGCAGCCCACACGCCAAAGCGACGGGGCCCTGCCCACACGCCGCGGCAGTCGCTCCCCGTGGAGAGCGACTGCACGCTCTGGATGGAGGAGCGGCGGCTGGGGGGTCCGGTGCCCCCAAGGCTCCCCTCTCAGATCGCTAGAGAAGGCTTTCTCACCGAGGGCGCATCGCCCCCCACCCAGCGTGCCCCGTTCAGGCCTACGGAAGCCCGCCGACGTGTACGCCAGCGCtcggctgggcaggaggggtctGCGGTAGGGGTAAGCAGCGGGCCAAGAAGCGAGCGTTCGCGGTCGGGACCGGGGAGAGCCCGTGCGTGCCACCTCGCGAGGAGACGCACCCAAGACCGCGTGGGGACGGGACAGACGCCCGCCCCCCACCGGCACATCACCCGGCCCCACCACGATCGCTCCCACGCCCGGGCGCGAACCCCGCTGAGGGGGACCCACCCGGCGTGCGCCCGGCCAcgtcagtccccccccccccggtacAGGGTGAGGACTGACGTTCAGGAGGCGGCCCCGGCCCCACCGAGGGTGGGGAGCGGCCACGCCTCGCTTACCGTCTCGACCCCTCCCCCACGCCTCAAGAGAGGCGCTCGGGAGACACGACCACCGCAGGGGTTACCCGAGAGGACTCGCTGGGGACGGGAAGCGATGCCGCCGCTCGGCCTCGGGCACCTGAGGGACAACCTGGAGCGCTCCAGGGGCACCGCAGAGGACCAAGGCGAGACACGCTCACACCCCGACGAGGGGGGTACGTGGCGTGGCGGCGGGGCAGCCCTCCCCCGCCGCGGGGGAGGGCCGCTCGCGAGACAGGACGCCGAGCAGGCGAGGAGGCGAGAGTGTCTGCCGCGTCGCAAGACCCCGGCCCCGCCGACACCACAAGGCACGGGAGACCGAGGTCGGGCCGGAGTCcgcacccctgcctcccccccgCCACCCACGGGCGGCAGAGGAGAGGCGAGGGGCCCGCAGGCAGAACGAGAGGAGAAGCCACGTTCGCCATGA